The genomic stretch GGCACAACAACCTACCGGCCTGGCAGTACGCCGACTGCGCAACTACCTGACACAGCGACGGAAGATCACAATGCCTTGAGAACTTCGGGTTCTACTAGTTCAGTCAGGGTTGTCAATTCTGAGGGGATTACTGACGGTATAGGTACAACCGAGCGTTTTTCGGGAAGAGGTTTCTTTTATGATGAGGCAGGTCCTTCTAGCGGTAGAATGTCGATCGTTTCAAAGACTTCGTATAATCTGGCGAATGAGAAGATTGAAATGGATATGTTTAACTCGCTGGGACATGTTCCAAGACTAATTTCAGAGGGGCAAAATAATCAAATCATCCAAATAGGACTCATGGATATTTCCGGGGGGACTTCTGATAAATACTTTGGAGATAATTCGGTTGATGCGCTCTATCTGTCCTTTGTGGCCGATAGTAATGTCAAGCTGGACTGGAACGATACCGTGGCCTCTGACGGTGGAGATACGGGTAGCATTACCGGGGACTTCACGATCCGTAACGAATCTGGGGCCATAGTGGCTTCCCTCGCTACGGGTGTGCAACTAGACGCCACCACTTATCTGGGCGGAGGGGTTGGTGATAACATATTTAGTACGGAGCTCTATTGGTACAACATGAACCTTACGTTTGAAGAAGATGGCGTAGGTGGAATTGATATCAGCTTTGATGTGCATAAATACTCTAACATCTCGGATATTGGTTGGAGAACTCAGCAGATTGCTGGTTCTGAGCAACGACTGACTCCCATTGAGTTCAATATGGTGAACGCGACTACCAACATAGCTGCAGGTTCACATGGCTTGTCTTCGTTTGCGACTTTAGCGCCAGCACTGGGTACGAATGTCAGTGATAGTCTCTACCTTGGAACTTCCGGAATTAACTACGACTGGGCACCTGATCTTTCCCCGCCTGTTCAAGTTCCTGAGCCAACGTCAGGTCTGTTGATTGTATTGGGGTCGGCGGCTGTCTGTTTCCGCAGGAACAGATCTCAGTTCACTTCGTGAGCTGCAGGATGGCGATGACTTTGTCAGATTACTTCTCAGCGTGACTTTTCTAGCACGTGGTTGGTTTTTTTCTTCTTGGCGACTCCAGGGGGCGGGCACATGATCACCCTTATGGAACACCACGTCTATTTCTGTACGGGGTCCGTGGATTGTGTAGTGTTAGATATGTATGTTAGCCTCCCAAATATCAACCTTCCCAACTCTAGTCGCTATCGCTAAATTGTACACTGCCAAATTATCATCGTATGGTTTTGCCAAATTGACATCGGGTGATTTCTGATAGATTTCCACGCTTTCATCGAGTGTTTACGTGTGGATCTTAGTGAGGAGTAGTTGCGATTAATGGTGTGTGTTTGAGCTGTGTTGAGGTTCTTGAGAAATGATACCACGTCGAGTTTTATGCCTTTACTGGTGGGGTTTTTGAGGCATCCTCCTACGCCAAGGCTACGGCGGGACAAGTTACCCGATGCTCTTGAAGAGTTGTAATGGAAAAGACAAATTATGGCTGAATTTTAATTTATTAACTAACAGAAAGCGTGCCGATCCGTTCCCGAATTGCGTTGTTTGAATTTGCATGATTCATCAGTTTTGATTTGGCTATAAACAGCTGGTTTGCACGACGAATGGGTGGAACTTTACATTTCAAGATTCCCCGGCAAAGCGTGTTGACCATATGGGTCTATTCAAAGGTTCTGTGCTTTTTCCGGGTAGGGGCCAGGTCCCGGACGATGGCCTTGGCCTCGGGCGTGAGCCTGGTGATGCCCAGATATTTTTTCAGAAACCAGACGGTGTCACGTGTCGGCCACTCGGGGATGTAGCGGAACATGGTCTTGAGGTCATTGTAGATCATTTTCTTCGATCTTACGCCTGGATACTTGGTGCGCTCGAGATCGATAAAACAGGCATCGAACTTCCCAGGCAACACGGGAGAGCCGTCGACATAGGTGATGTTGAGATAGATATGCCGGCCGTAGAGCGCGTTGTGAATGATGCCGGCGGAATGCGTTTTTTTAAGGATTTTTAAAACGGCATCCAGCAAGGCGTAGCGTTGATGGCGTGGTGGCCACTGCTTGTTTTTGACACACCAGGCGACAAGCTGATCGATATCACTCATGCCTTTGACCTCTTCGGAGACAACGATACACTGGCGGCTGCCATTGTGTTTGCGGCTGGCGAAGTAGATGATCTTCATCGTTGGGACCCCGGCCTTTTGCAGTCGATTGTAATTCCGCCATTCGAGCTCAAAGGTCGGTATACGCCTTAGCTTGAGGATGACATTGTTGGGGTAATGGTTTTGCTGGCGCTTCAGGTAAACAACCCGGCCGTCATCCAGACGGATGCGGCAAACGTGGCTCCACGAGGTATTGTCGTCCTTGCCACGGAAGTTCCCTTCCTCGACGAGTTCGCCCTCGGTGTCCCACCATGCTTGGAAGTCCGGGAAACCCGATTTCTCAAATGAGGCTTTCCAGTCAGGGTCGATGTATGATTTTGTCGGCATGAGATTCAAGCTTGTGGTTGTGAAATCGGGAGGTGGGGGGATTGTTTAACCGACTCTCGCATATGGTCAAGAATGACGTTGGCCGTGCGGTAAAGCGCGGGGGACGAGGCCCAGTCGAGAGCCTGCTGTCGGAGTGTGGGTAAGTCCCCGAGCATCTGGGTAACCGTGTCGCAAATTTCCTGCGGCGGGCAGTCGTCGCTCAGCAGCGTGCCGCCGGCGTCGGCGACATGGCTGGCATAACCACAAAGGCGGGTGCAGGTGACGGGTAGACCATGGGTCAGAGCCTCGACAAGGACCATACCCGCCGTTTCCCGGCTCGACGGGTGAACGAGCAGATCGGCGGCGGTCATCAGGGACGGGATGTCGTTTCGTGGTCCCAGGGTATGCACTCGATTGGCCACGTTGCGTGATACCGCCAGTTTGGTAAGCTGGTCTGCCTTGTCATCGCCACAGACGGCCAGATGGACGTGTTTGTCTGTGAGCGGGAGTGCCTCGATGATGGTTGCGACACGTTTGAGTTTGAAATTGGAGCCTACAAAGAGAAGCAGCTGGTCTGATTCCGCCAGCCCGAGCTGATCGAAGATACGCCTACGGGTCTGAGCGCGGGATTGCTCCGGCGGAGTTGGTTTTTTCACCCAGGGAGGAAGGACGGTGAGCCGCTCCCGGGCCAGCTGGTAATGCTCCTGGTAGACCTTGACGTCAGGCTCGGCGAGAAAGAAAACATGTGTCCGGGCCCCGGGTCCGAACAGTTGTTGTTCGGTGTTGAGGAAATACCTGTAGCGTGGCAGGAGCCGCGCCAGAGCTGGTTTGGATGCCAGGAATTTGTCCAAAAAACACGAGTCTCCACAGAAGTGAAATGGTGTGTTGGGCACTCTACTGAAACAGATAGAAGTGTCGAAATCCCCCGATTGGACCAACCGCTGGCAAGCTGTCGCGAATCGGGCGGCCTTCGAGTGGTTGCTGCTGCCACCACTGTTCAGCTCGACCACCGGGATGCCGCCAGGCTTGTCTCCCTGCCAGGTTGCCACCACGAGTGTGGGCAGGTCTCCCGCGTGCACCGCGGCCTGCGCGAGGCGGACCGCGTCACGTTGCAGCCCTCCGTATGGGAAATAGTGCTGGAGAAAAATGGCAAACTTCATGGCGTTGCGGAACTCGGATTCTGACCTGATTCTGGTCGATGCCAAGAGTAATTCTGGCGGGCTGTTCTTGACCTGATCGAAGATGCAAGCTCTGCTGAGTGCGGATGATTGAGCTTGCCCCTGAAATAAAGGACAAATTTCCGGATGTTACTTCGGGTGGAGGAGCCTTTGACAAGGTTCTGGCACTCGATGGTAAAATCTACCGGGCCAAGGAGGGGCGGCGGACCTTGCGTTTTGAACACGGGGGAAAAAGTTATTTTGCCAAGATCCACACCGGGATTGGCTGGAAAGAGGTGTTTAAAAACCTGCTGGCGTTCCGTTTACCCATAATCGATGCCTCCAACGAGTGGCAGGCCGTCGAGGTACTCGAACGCGTCGGTGTGGAGACGGTAAGGATCGTTGGCAAGGGGAAACGCGGTTGCAATCCCGCGAGAATCGAATCCTTTGTCATCATGCAGGCGCTTGAGGAACTGGTCGAGGTGGAGGATTTCCTGAAGGGTCTCGGAGGACTGCAAGGCGCTGCCCGTCTGGCCTTGAAAAGAATGATTGTTAGAAAAGTCGCTGCATCCGCCGGAAGGATGCACGGTGCCGGGATGAATCACCGGGACTTTTACCTGTGCCATTTTCATATCGTGGAGCGCGACTGGACTGGCTGGTCGCCGGAGCAGGACTTCAGGCTGCCGGTGATCGACCTGCACCGGGCCCAGCTGCGTGACAAGGTGCCGCAAAGATGGCTGGCGAAAGATCTGGGGGCGTTGTTATACTCGGCTATCGACTGTGGTGTCACCGACCGCGACATCGTGGCATTTTTACGTGTCTATCTGGGGGCCGATTGGAAAAGTCAGCTCATTGCCAACAAGGCACTCTGGCACGCGGTTGTCATGCGGGCCCGGAAGTTCTACCGCAGGCACCGTGGTAAGGAGATGTGCATGCCGGGTGTGTTTCAGCGCTTCTTGTAGTGCTTGAAGTGCTGCTTGAACTCCTTTTTGTGTGCCTTGTCGAGCTTGAGTAGAGCTAGGTAGCTTTTCAGGATCTTGGGTAGCTTGGCCTTTTTGATTCGCTTGGCGTCCTTGTCATACCTGAGTGGAAAAGCCAGATTGGCCGCCCGCCGGAGTAGAGGGACCGGCTTGTTGTAAAATTTGACATCCGTGAAATCGATCAGTCCATACTCACCAGGGGCGGTTTGGATGATGTTACCCAGATGAATCGAGCGGTATAGAATACCCAGTTCATGCAGTGAAAAAATGAACCGGCACAGGTCGGGGATGTCGACTTGATCAGGATCCTCCTTGAGTAATTCACGCATACTTTTTCCCGGCAGGGATTTGTATTTCACCACTCTGATATGGCTGTTTTCTACCTTGGCATGCTCGAGGATTTCCGGGACCCGGATGCCGAGCGCCGCTAACCTGGCGGCATTGTTGACAAACCGGGTCGCATAGTGGGAGAGGGTGTTGGATGAGAAGAATCGTTTTTTGATCGCCCAGATTTTGGTGATCGTCTGATCGGGATGGATCACCACACAGGGGTAGCCTCCCTGGCTATCAATGGCTGTGCCATTCCTGCAGAGAGAGTCGAGTTCCTGTGTGGTCATTTGTTTCATCGCCAGGCTAGTTGATTACGAGTCCCCGTTTGCGAAGGTTGCCAAGAATAAACTCACGATCGGCAGCTGGTGTGGAGGCACTGGTAAAGTAAGCCTCCAGGAAATTGGCGACACCGTAACGCTGGTAGAGATCACGATCATTTCTCACGGCGTGATCGAGTAGATAAAACAGGTTTTTTGCCTTCCGCCTGCGGTTCATCGAGTAGCGGACGTTATCCATATCGATGATCGCAAACGAGCCATCGTCCTGGATCAGGTAGTTGTCGCTATGGCCATGGCGGAAATAGAAGTTTTTCCCGTGAAGTTCCGCGATGTATTTGGCGAGCTTGGTGAGTAAGCCCGGGTCCTGGTCGCTTTGGTAGGCGTTGTAAACGGTCCGACCAGGCACCGACTCGTAGCTGACGACATCACACTCGGCCTCGGGGCACCGTGCCCAGAAATCGGGACGGATGGTGTTGATGCCAAGCGCGGTGATGCGTTCGGCATTTCTGACAAACTCAGTGGCAACCGGGTTGAGGTGCCTGCGCCGGATGCCTTTGTTGTCGTAGCTGAAAAACTTGGTATAGACAGCACCTTTGCGGATGACCTTGGGCCATCTTTTATGGGTGACAATGATCTCAGAGCCTTCGATCAGGTTCTCGAAGGTGCTGAGGTCGATGGATTGACGTTTTAATGGTGCCATGAACTCATTGTTTGAACCTGTTAAGTCGCTTTGTTAGGTTTGTGAGGAAGGATTGCCTGTCGCGGTCGGTGGGTTTCCATGCCTCCAGATAGGACTCCTTCAGGTCAGGGAGTCCGGCTTTTTCCATCAGCGCCATGTCATTTGCATATTTCATGGGGACGGCCAGATTGACGGCGCGCCTCCCGGGTGTGAGGGCTTTGCCACTGTGGCTGATATCACAGAAGTCGATCAGTCCATAGCCCATATCCTCCATCTGGATGACGTTGCCAAAGTGGATGGTGCGAAACTCGATGCCTGACTCGTGCAGGCGATGGATAAACGCGGCAAGGCCGGGGATGTCGAGTTTTCCAGGGTTTGTTTCGAGGAGTTCGCGGATGCTTTCACCGGGGAGTATCTTGTACTGGACGATATGGACGTCGGTTTTTTCAATCTTGAAATAATCGGTGATTTCAGGTGCCGCGATACCCAGTGATGTAATCAGCCTGGCGTTGTCGACAAAACGTTTTGCGTAGGGTTTGATTCGGGCTGATGAAAAGAACTTGACCGGATTGGCCCAGACTTTGGTGATGCTGTCACCGGGGTGATAGATCATCGAAGGATAACCAAACTTTTCATCGTCAGGTCGGCCAGCTGCACAGATTTTTTGAAACTCTGCCTGGGTAATTGTTTTCATAAGGAGATGGTGGGGCGCTGTTATTCGGGAGCAGGGCTGATACGCGTAATAAAGGATTCCAGTCGAGCTTGGTAGTTGGCTGGATCATCATGTCCTCCGACAGGGGGCTCGTTTTTTAAAGCGAAAATTTTGTCGATACCCGCCATTGTCAAGAGTGTGGTACCAGTGCCATCCAGCGAGAGGTCGAGAGCGCAATCGAAGGGTGCTGGTAGCGACGCCTCGTAATTCCTGATAGCGTTCGCCGCGAGATGTGGCGGCTCATCAGGGACAACGGGTAGAGTGGTATCGGCCTCTGCTGGAGGGGGGATGCTGCCGACAAGCGTGATATGGAAATCGGGTCGGCACGAGCGGAGATAGCGTAACACCTCGCCGAGGCTCTCGTTCGCCGGCCGCATCGGGATGTAGATCAGAAGGTAAAAAGGCACAGTGAATGATAGGTCGGCGGGTTTCATGTTACGTGGCACCGAGCCCCGGATCTTGAGTGCTGTCCTGTTGGCGCCACGCCAGTAGTTGTGCATCCAGAGGACATCGGCCGGGCTTTCATTCATCAGCTGTTCGTATGCCTTGGCACATCTGGCTGTCACCTTGTAGGTATCTTTGAGTTCGTCAGCCGAGACCTCCAGAGCGGGGTGCACTACCACTTTCCATCTGCCTGGAGAAACAGTACACATGGAAACAGGGAGGATCGGTGCTTTGGTTTTACGATGCAGGAGTGCCGGCAGGTTGGTCATCGATGCCAGCTTGCCATACAGGGGGACCGGCATCCCGTGTTTGCCTGCACTCTGGTCGGCGATGACCCCCAGGAAGCCGCCGGATTTCAGAAGGGTGATGGGTTTGGTGAATCCGTCAAACCGATTGAACAAGGCTGCGCCCCGACTCTGTCTGCGCCGCTTGACGAGTCGGTTCAACAATGGATTATTGAGCGGTCGGTAAAGCGATGCCGGTGACTTGATCTCGGGAACCAGTGTTTTCAACTGGGTGAGTACCTCCCAGTTTCCCATGTGGCCGAGCAGCAGGATGCAGCCTTGGTTGTTTGCCAGAGCGTTGAGCAGGTGTTCGCGACCTACCACTTCGACGCGTTCGATGATCTCCTTGTTGGTCAATGTGGATGCCGTGATACTGGCGACCAGGTTGAGGCCGGATGTCCGGAATGTCTTCCGGGCAAGGGCGTTGAGCTCCCGGGGTGACAATCGGCCATGATGAACGATCCGCAGGTTCCTGAGAACGATCTGCCGACGCCTGGGCATCAGGAAATAGGTGACTTGCCCCATCGTCGCCCCGATGATACAGACGAACTCCATCGGGAGGAGTCGAAGGAAGCATTCAAAGCCCCGGTAGAGCACGTAAACGAGGTGGTCGCTCAGGCTGGCTTGGTCATGGTTGGACTCATTATTTCCCATAGCAAGGTATCGGTGGGTGGCTGTTGATGTCTGGTTACTCCGAAAAGGCCATGGCTGTTTTTAAACACCTGATTTCAAACGCCAAATACCAAATTGGGAAAATATCCTAAAAGCCCATGGCATCCATGTCGAAAACGATGGTAACGTCCTCAGGCGGAGGGGTTTGTGCGAGGATCTGATTGATGTGTCGGGAGAGCTGGCGCGCCGAGACGCCCAGCATCATCAGCTGGAAACGATATTGCCCGTGCGCCTTGGTGAGTGCCGCCGGCAGGGGCTCGTGCAGAACCATACCGGAGGGAAGGGTGGCTTTGAGCCTCTGGTAGAGGTTTTGCAGGGTGAACTCGGCACGACGCTCGTGGGTGGAGCGGGTCTGGATCACCGCGCAGTGGGTGTAGGGCGGGTAGCCGAACTGTTTCCTGAACTCCAGCTCCTGGTCGGCGTAGCCGTTGAAGTCGTGGTGGCGCGCATACTGGATGGATGGCGAGTGCGGGGTGAACGTCTGCACGATGACCTCACCTTCAAGCTCGCCGCGGCCGGCGCGGCCCGCTACCTGGGTGAGGAGCTGGAAGGTTCTTTCCCCGGCACGGAAATCGGGAATGTGCAGGCCGAGATCGGCATTGAGCACCCCGACCAGGGTGACGTTGGGAAAATGGAGCCCCTTGGCGATCATCTGGGTGCCGATGATGATGTCGATTTTACGCTGACGGAATTTTTGCAAGGTGTCGCGCAGGGCGTTTTTCCGTCGCATCGTGTCGGTGTCGATCCGGGCCAGCCTGGCCAGCGGGAAGACTTTTTTTAACACCCCCTCGACCTGTTCCGTGCCGTAGCCTTGGAAGCGGATCGACGGGTCGCCGCACTCAGGGCATTTTTTCGGGGTGATCGCCTGATGCCCGCACATGTGGCAAATGAGCCGCTCTTCGGCACGGTGGTAGGTGAGGGGCAAGGCGCAGTGACGGCATTCACAGACATGGCCGCAGCCCGGGCATTGCAGCGAGCGGGCAAAGCCACGGCGGTTGAGAAACAGGATGACCTGCTCGCCCTCGGCAAGTTTGGCCTCCATCCGCCCCCGGAGCGGATCCGAGAGGATAGCGGGCCCCCCCTTGTGTTTTTTCCCTTCAATACGCATGTCGACGATGCGGATGATGGGCAACGACTGGCCATCGGCCCGTTCTTCAAGGGTGAGCAGGTGGTATTTTCCGGTTTCGGTATTATGAAATGATTCCAGCGACGGGGTGGCCGAGCCTAACAATACGGCGCATTGCTCCAGATGGCCACGCAGCACGGCCAGATCGCGACCATGGTATCTCGGGGCGCTGTCTTGTTTATAGGAGTTCTCATGCTCCTCATCGACGATGATGATACCAAGGTTGGTGAGGGGGGCGAACACCGCACTGCGGGCACCGATGACGATCCGTGCCTTGCCCGACCGGATACGATGCCATTCATCAAACCGTTCACCCTGGGAGAGGTGGGAATGGAGGACGGCGACTTGGTCCTGGATCGAGGCGAAGCGGGATTTGAACCGTTGAACGGTTTGTGGTGTCAGCGAGATTTCGGGCAGGAGGATCAGGACACTCTTTCCGGCGTCGACGCAATGTTGGGCGGCTTGCAGGTAGACTTCCGTTTTTCCCGAGCCGGTCACGCCGTGCATGAGCATCGGTTTCTGCGGTTCATTGATTTGCGCCAGAACGTGTTCCATCGCCACCGTCTGGCCGGGATTGAGCACAAGCGGTTTATCTTCGAGGAACTCTTCACCCTCATCCGGATCGCGGCGGACCGCTTCTTCCTTGAATTCGACCAGCCCCTGTTTTTCTAGCGCCTTCACCGATGCGGTCACGGCACCACCACCGAGGTCTTTGAGAGCCATCTGGCCACCTGCGGCTTCGAGCAGGGAAATGATGACGTGCTGGCGTTGTGCGCGTTTTGCCAGTTTCGCCATCGCTTCCTCATCAGGTTTTCGAGTGAGAACGACGATTTTGCGTGTTTTCTCCGAGTTTGATTCTTGTCGGACCGCCTCTGGTAAAAGAGCGCGCATGACGAGCTCCATCGGTGAGCCATAATAGTCGGCCATCCACTTGCCGAGGTTGAGTAGATGGGGGGTGATCAGCGGCTCGGGATCGATCAGCGTGTCGATCGGCCGCAGATCGAAATTCTGCGGCATTTCCTCCGTGATATCGAGGATGGTGCCGGTGGATGCCCGGTTGCGCAGCGGGATTTTAACCCGACAACCCGGTTTGGCGTCCATTCCCTCGGGGATGGCGTAATCGAAGACCAGTTCGGATGGTCCGTCTATCAAGACTCGGGCAGCGGGCACGTTGTCTTTTAAAACTCCAACGACCAAACTCCAAATACCAAATGATTTTTTTCCAGAAAGATGTCACATATCCTCGTCCTCGGCTCAAGAACGGGTGAAGATTATGCAAGCTGTGAAACAATTATCAACGACCGACCGGAAATCCTTCTCCATCCTGGTGAAGGAGCATCACCGTGGACTCCTTGCCTATGCAAGGGCCCTGACCAGGGAGGAGCATACTTCGCGGGATATTGTCCAGGACGCCTTTGTCGTGGCCTGGAGTAACCTGGAGACTTTTGACATCACCCGCGACTTCGGCTCATGGATGCGGGGGATTGTCCGTAACAAGTGGCGCGAGTCGTTACGGAAAAACGCCAGGGAGGTCGCCCTGGATGAAGAAACACTGGAATTCCTCGAGGCCGATGCCAGGCAATGGGATGGCTTGCGCGACCAGGGCGGCGTGTTTGCCCGGCTCGAACTCTGCCTGAAGAAACTCCCCGAGAGCCTCGCCGAGGCGGTGAAGGCGTTTTACTACGATGGCTACAGCGGTGAGGAAGCGGCAAGCGTATTGAGTGTCCAGAGCGCCACCCTGCGAAAACGTCTTGAGCGGGCCCGGGGTGGTCTGCGCGACTGCCTTGCTGCTAAACTCTAGATTCTAAACGCCAAACTCGAAAAAAACTCCAAGTTTTAAACTCCAAATACCAATTTAAGAACATGAAAAATGAAGATAAAATGATTGATGCCCTGCTTCAGGAGCATGCCCGAAATGGGGGCAAGGATGATGCTGAATTTCTGGCATCGCTTGAACAACGACTGGATGAGGAGGACGGCGTCGTGAGTATGGCCCACACCTCCGGTCGATCAGGAAACAGGGCGGGGCTCGGGCTTGGTATAGCTGCCGCGCTAACTGTAGCGGCTGTTGGTTTCTACGGCTGGAATGAAAAACGAAGTTCCGACATGGCCATGTATGACCAATACGAACCCGA from Akkermansiaceae bacterium encodes the following:
- a CDS encoding PEP-CTERM sorting domain-containing protein; amino-acid sequence: MKTCSSFPTGFATFVLPLSTLITGSASAVTWTLENSPGTTTYRPGSTPTAQLPDTATEDHNALRTSGSTSSVRVVNSEGITDGIGTTERFSGRGFFYDEAGPSSGRMSIVSKTSYNLANEKIEMDMFNSLGHVPRLISEGQNNQIIQIGLMDISGGTSDKYFGDNSVDALYLSFVADSNVKLDWNDTVASDGGDTGSITGDFTIRNESGAIVASLATGVQLDATTYLGGGVGDNIFSTELYWYNMNLTFEEDGVGGIDISFDVHKYSNISDIGWRTQQIAGSEQRLTPIEFNMVNATTNIAAGSHGLSSFATLAPALGTNVSDSLYLGTSGINYDWAPDLSPPVQVPEPTSGLLIVLGSAAVCFRRNRSQFTS
- a CDS encoding glycosyltransferase family 4 protein produces the protein MKFAIFLQHYFPYGGLQRDAVRLAQAAVHAGDLPTLVVATWQGDKPGGIPVVELNSGGSSNHSKAARFATACQRLVQSGDFDTSICFSRVPNTPFHFCGDSCFLDKFLASKPALARLLPRYRYFLNTEQQLFGPGARTHVFFLAEPDVKVYQEHYQLARERLTVLPPWVKKPTPPEQSRAQTRRRIFDQLGLAESDQLLLFVGSNFKLKRVATIIEALPLTDKHVHLAVCGDDKADQLTKLAVSRNVANRVHTLGPRNDIPSLMTAADLLVHPSSRETAGMVLVEALTHGLPVTCTRLCGYASHVADAGGTLLSDDCPPQEICDTVTQMLGDLPTLRQQALDWASSPALYRTANVILDHMRESVKQSPHLPISQPQA
- the rfaP gene encoding lipopolysaccharide core heptose(I) kinase RfaP translates to MIELAPEIKDKFPDVTSGGGAFDKVLALDGKIYRAKEGRRTLRFEHGGKSYFAKIHTGIGWKEVFKNLLAFRLPIIDASNEWQAVEVLERVGVETVRIVGKGKRGCNPARIESFVIMQALEELVEVEDFLKGLGGLQGAARLALKRMIVRKVAASAGRMHGAGMNHRDFYLCHFHIVERDWTGWSPEQDFRLPVIDLHRAQLRDKVPQRWLAKDLGALLYSAIDCGVTDRDIVAFLRVYLGADWKSQLIANKALWHAVVMRARKFYRRHRGKEMCMPGVFQRFL
- a CDS encoding lysophospholipid acyltransferase family protein produces the protein MGNNESNHDQASLSDHLVYVLYRGFECFLRLLPMEFVCIIGATMGQVTYFLMPRRRQIVLRNLRIVHHGRLSPRELNALARKTFRTSGLNLVASITASTLTNKEIIERVEVVGREHLLNALANNQGCILLLGHMGNWEVLTQLKTLVPEIKSPASLYRPLNNPLLNRLVKRRRQSRGAALFNRFDGFTKPITLLKSGGFLGVIADQSAGKHGMPVPLYGKLASMTNLPALLHRKTKAPILPVSMCTVSPGRWKVVVHPALEVSADELKDTYKVTARCAKAYEQLMNESPADVLWMHNYWRGANRTALKIRGSVPRNMKPADLSFTVPFYLLIYIPMRPANESLGEVLRYLRSCRPDFHITLVGSIPPPAEADTTLPVVPDEPPHLAANAIRNYEASLPAPFDCALDLSLDGTGTTLLTMAGIDKIFALKNEPPVGGHDDPANYQARLESFITRISPAPE
- the priA gene encoding primosomal protein N' is translated as MPAARVLIDGPSELVFDYAIPEGMDAKPGCRVKIPLRNRASTGTILDITEEMPQNFDLRPIDTLIDPEPLITPHLLNLGKWMADYYGSPMELVMRALLPEAVRQESNSEKTRKIVVLTRKPDEEAMAKLAKRAQRQHVIISLLEAAGGQMALKDLGGGAVTASVKALEKQGLVEFKEEAVRRDPDEGEEFLEDKPLVLNPGQTVAMEHVLAQINEPQKPMLMHGVTGSGKTEVYLQAAQHCVDAGKSVLILLPEISLTPQTVQRFKSRFASIQDQVAVLHSHLSQGERFDEWHRIRSGKARIVIGARSAVFAPLTNLGIIIVDEEHENSYKQDSAPRYHGRDLAVLRGHLEQCAVLLGSATPSLESFHNTETGKYHLLTLEERADGQSLPIIRIVDMRIEGKKHKGGPAILSDPLRGRMEAKLAEGEQVILFLNRRGFARSLQCPGCGHVCECRHCALPLTYHRAEERLICHMCGHQAITPKKCPECGDPSIRFQGYGTEQVEGVLKKVFPLARLARIDTDTMRRKNALRDTLQKFRQRKIDIIIGTQMIAKGLHFPNVTLVGVLNADLGLHIPDFRAGERTFQLLTQVAGRAGRGELEGEVIVQTFTPHSPSIQYARHHDFNGYADQELEFRKQFGYPPYTHCAVIQTRSTHERRAEFTLQNLYQRLKATLPSGMVLHEPLPAALTKAHGQYRFQLMMLGVSARQLSRHINQILAQTPPPEDVTIVFDMDAMGF
- a CDS encoding sigma-70 family RNA polymerase sigma factor — translated: MKQLSTTDRKSFSILVKEHHRGLLAYARALTREEHTSRDIVQDAFVVAWSNLETFDITRDFGSWMRGIVRNKWRESLRKNAREVALDEETLEFLEADARQWDGLRDQGGVFARLELCLKKLPESLAEAVKAFYYDGYSGEEAASVLSVQSATLRKRLERARGGLRDCLAAKL